The Lycium ferocissimum isolate CSIRO_LF1 chromosome 1, AGI_CSIRO_Lferr_CH_V1, whole genome shotgun sequence genome includes a region encoding these proteins:
- the LOC132048993 gene encoding probable alkaline/neutral invertase B — MSTPSMDVYQNGNGSCCSMAELEDIDFLRPRNLNMERKGSLGERSFSEAQIGFSPYPPSRAEFDVVHSPAKWSGFTTPRSPFASDPHPMIAEAWEALRRSLVHFRGRPVGTIAALDSSDEKLNYDQVFVRDFVPSALAFLMNGEPEIVKNFILKTLRLQSWEKKIDRFQLGEGVMPASFKVLHDPVRNTETLMADFGESAIGRVAPIDSGFWWIILLRAYTKSTGDTSLSEMPECQKGMRLILSLCLSEGFDTLPTLLCADGCCMIDRRMGVYGYPIEIQALFFMALRCALLLLKHDAEGKEFIERIVKRLHALSYHMRTYFWLDLKQVNDIYRYKTEEYSHTAVNKFNVIPDSLPEWVFDFMPLHGGYFIGNVGPSNMDFRWFCLGNCIAILSCLATPEQETKIMDLIESRWDELVGEMPLKVCYPAIEGHDWRLVTGCDPKNTRWSYHNGGSWPVLLWLLTAACIKTGRPQIARRAIELAEIRLSKDGWPEYYDGKLGRFIGKQARKYQTWSIAGYLVAKMMLEDPSHVGMVALEEDKQLMKPVLKRSNSF, encoded by the exons ATGTCTACACCCTCTATGGATGTATACCAGAATGGTAACGGCTCTTGTTGTAGTATGGCGGAATTGGAAGATATTGATTTCTTGAGGCCAAGAAATTTGAACATGGAGAGGAAGGGCTCACTTGGTGAGAGGTCCTTTAGTGAAGCTCAAATTGGGTTCTCTCCTTATCCCCCTTCTAGAGCTGAATTTGATGTAGTCCATTCACCAGCAAAATGGTCTGGATTTACCACTCCAAGGTCACCTTTTGCGTCTGATCCACATCCGATGATTGCTGAGGCTTGGGAAGCGCTGAGACGTTCCTTGGTGCACTTTCGCGGCCGTCCTGTTGGAACAATTGCTGCATTAGATAGTTCAGACGAAAAGCTTAATTACGATCAG GTGTTTGTCAGAGATTTCGTTCCAAGTGCATTGGCATTTTTAATGAACGGGGAACCTGAAATAGTAAAAAATTTCATCTTGAAAACTCTTCGTCTTCAGTCGTGGGAGAAAAAGATAGATCGCTTCCAATTAGGAGAGGGTGTAATGCCAGCTAGTTTCAAAGTGCTCCATGATCCAGTCAGGAATACAGAGACATTAATGGCAGATTTTGGTGAGAGTGCGATAGGAAGAGTGGCTCCTATTGATTCTGGATTTTGGTGGATTATATTACTTCGAGCATATACAAAATCTACAGGGGATACTTCCTTGTCTGAGATGCCTGAATGCCAGAAGGGCATGCGCCTGATACTTAGTTTATGCCTTTCAGAGGGCTTTGACACATTACCAACTCTTCTTTGTGCTGATGGATGCTGTATGATTGATCGTAGAATG GGTGTTTATGGATACCCAATAGAGATACAAGCACTATTCTTTATGGCCTTAAGATGTGCACTTCTCTTACTCAAGCATGACGCCGAAGGGAAGGAGTTCATAGAACGAATTGTAAAGAGACTGCACGCGCTGAGCTATCACATGAGAACCTACTTTTGGCTCGATCTGAAACAGGTTAATGACATATACAGATACAAAACTGAAGAATATTCCCACACAGCAGTCAACAAGTTTAATGTCATCCCGGATTCTCTTCCAGAATGGGTTTTTGATTTTATGCCACTTCATGGAGGTTATTTCATTGGAAATGTTGGCCCTTCAAATATGGATTTCCGATGGTTCTGCTTGGGAAATTGTATTGCAATTTTATCTTGCTTAGCGACCCCTGAACAGGAAACTAAGATCATGGATCTCATCGAGTCACGTTGGGATGAACTGGTTGGAGAAATGCCTTTGAAAGTTTGTTATCCAGCTATAGAGGGTCATGATTGGCGGCTTGTAACAGGATGTGATCCAAAAAATACTAGATGGAGCTACCATAACGGAGGTTCATGGCCAG TACTTTTATGGCTCCTCACAGCGGCTTGTATCAAGACTGGACGCCCCCAGATTGCAAGGCGTGCCATTGAACTTGCTGAAATAAGGTTGTCCAAGGATGGGTGGCCTGAATATTACGATGGAAAACTTGGCCGATTCATTGGGAAGCAAGCTCGGAAATACCAAACATGGTCAATTGCTGGCTACTTGGTGGCAAAGATGATGCTTGAAGATCCATCCCATGTGGGAATGGTTGCACTTGAGGAAGACAAGCAGCTGATGAAGCCTGTCTTGAAAAGATCAAATTCGTTTTGA